One window of the Shewanella litorisediminis genome contains the following:
- a CDS encoding protein-glutamate methylesterase/protein-glutamine glutaminase, whose product MIRVLIVDDSALVRQLLSHMLAQAEDIDVVGCAEDPYQARDMIKELNPDVLTLDIEMPRMDGIAFLRNLMKLRPMPVIMISTLTEKGAAVTLEALSLGAVDFISKPKHDLTNKLLDYQDELLEKVRQAAVSRVRALTAPPPESECPGKLKNRVIAIGASTGGTEAIQRLISRLPANFPPVVIAQHIPAAFSASFAKRLDLNSQMQVVEAMGNEQLKVGTVYIAPGHAHLIIRRVGAHFRTAILDTDPVNRHKPSVDVLFHSVAEVAGRAAVGVILTGMGRDGAQGLLHMREQGAYTIAQDEDSSVVWGMPGSSVELGAVCEQLHLDKIAPKLLNLLKSD is encoded by the coding sequence ATGATAAGAGTGCTTATCGTCGATGACTCTGCCTTGGTCAGGCAGTTACTGAGCCATATGCTGGCTCAGGCCGAAGACATCGATGTGGTGGGCTGTGCAGAAGATCCCTATCAGGCCAGGGACATGATAAAGGAGCTTAACCCGGATGTCCTGACCCTGGACATTGAAATGCCCCGCATGGACGGTATCGCGTTTTTGCGTAATCTGATGAAGCTGCGCCCCATGCCTGTCATCATGATTTCAACGCTCACCGAAAAGGGCGCGGCCGTGACCCTGGAGGCCCTGTCGCTAGGGGCCGTGGACTTTATCAGTAAACCCAAACACGACCTGACCAACAAGCTGCTCGACTATCAGGATGAACTGCTGGAAAAAGTCCGTCAGGCTGCCGTTAGCCGGGTAAGGGCCCTGACCGCCCCGCCACCTGAGTCTGAGTGCCCAGGTAAGCTGAAAAATCGCGTGATTGCCATCGGCGCCTCTACCGGTGGCACAGAGGCCATTCAACGACTTATCTCAAGGCTGCCGGCAAATTTCCCGCCGGTGGTTATCGCCCAACACATACCCGCCGCGTTCAGTGCATCCTTTGCCAAGCGTCTCGACCTGAACTCACAAATGCAAGTGGTTGAGGCTATGGGCAATGAACAATTGAAAGTCGGCACCGTGTATATAGCACCGGGCCACGCCCATCTGATCATTCGCCGGGTGGGCGCCCATTTTCGCACTGCCATTTTGGATACTGACCCTGTGAACCGCCATAAACCCTCAGTGGATGTGCTGTTTCACAGTGTCGCCGAGGTCGCCGGCAGGGCGGCAGTGGGGGTCATTCTCACCGGCATGGGACGAGACGGCGCCCAGGGGCTGCTGCACATGCGGGAGCAAGGCGCCTACACCATAGCCCAGGATGAAGACAGCAGTGTCGTATGGGGTATGCCGGGGAGTTCTGTTGAACTTGGCGCGGTATGTGAGCAGCTGCATCTGGATAAGATTGCACCCAAGCTGCTCAACTTGCTCAAGTCAGATTAG
- the nfuA gene encoding Fe-S biogenesis protein NfuA — protein sequence MITISEAAQAHFVKLLADQPEGTNIRVFVISPGTAQAECGVSYCPPDAVEDDDIELEFNGFNAMVDEKSAPFLEDASIDLVSDQLGSQLTLKAPNAKMRKVSADASLVERIEYVIQAEINPQLASHGGNILLVEVTDDGVAVIQFGGGCNGCSMVDVTLKDGIEKQLLDMFPGELTEVRDATEHQHGSHSYQ from the coding sequence ATGATTACCATTTCCGAAGCGGCTCAGGCCCACTTTGTGAAGCTGCTGGCCGATCAACCAGAAGGTACCAACATCCGCGTATTTGTGATTAGTCCTGGTACTGCCCAGGCGGAATGCGGTGTGTCCTATTGTCCGCCAGATGCCGTGGAAGATGATGACATTGAACTGGAGTTCAACGGTTTCAATGCCATGGTTGATGAGAAAAGCGCTCCTTTCCTGGAAGATGCCAGCATAGACTTGGTGTCTGATCAGCTGGGCTCACAGCTCACGCTCAAGGCGCCCAATGCCAAAATGCGCAAGGTGTCGGCGGATGCGTCTCTGGTTGAGCGTATCGAATACGTTATTCAGGCGGAAATCAACCCACAGTTGGCCAGTCACGGCGGTAACATTCTGCTGGTGGAAGTCACCGATGATGGCGTGGCCGTTATCCAGTTTGGTGGTGGTTGTAATGGTTGCTCCATGGTGGATGTCACCCTGAAAGATGGTATCGAGAAGCAGCTGCTGGACATGTTCCCCGGTGAACTGACCGAAGTGCGCGACGCCACAGAGCACCAACACGGTTCTCACTCTTATCAGTGA
- a CDS encoding CheR family methyltransferase: protein MTQKDFEFIRELAYNQTGIVLPERKRHMVYSRLCRRLRALRMCSFSEYCGYLQQEQDEMSHFINALTTNLTAFFREKHHFHYLRDHLVPKWQQRRSRRLRVWSSACSTGEEPYSIAMTLEPFFSRIQWDLKILATDLDTNVLTKAEAGIYPPETLENLPPALAEQYFSAQGGMARVKESVRDLVFFRQLNLLESWPMQGPFDAIFCRNVLIYFDNPTKKKIIHKFRQLLSDDGYLFIGHSETLHLISDDFDLIGQTIYKPRVAGRTET from the coding sequence ATGACTCAAAAGGACTTTGAGTTCATCCGGGAACTGGCCTACAACCAAACCGGCATTGTATTACCCGAGCGGAAACGCCATATGGTGTACTCCCGTCTTTGCCGTCGGCTGCGAGCGCTGCGGATGTGCTCTTTCTCTGAATATTGTGGTTACCTGCAGCAGGAGCAGGATGAAATGAGCCACTTTATCAACGCCCTGACCACCAACCTCACGGCATTCTTTCGTGAGAAACACCACTTTCACTATTTGCGGGATCATCTGGTGCCAAAATGGCAGCAAAGGCGCAGTCGCAGGTTACGGGTCTGGTCGTCAGCCTGCTCAACGGGAGAGGAACCCTATTCAATAGCCATGACGTTGGAACCCTTTTTCTCGCGAATTCAGTGGGATCTTAAAATATTGGCCACGGATCTCGATACCAATGTATTAACCAAAGCCGAGGCTGGTATCTATCCGCCTGAAACCCTCGAAAACTTGCCTCCGGCGCTGGCGGAACAGTACTTTTCAGCCCAGGGAGGCATGGCCAGAGTGAAGGAATCTGTTCGGGATCTGGTGTTCTTCCGCCAACTCAACCTGCTGGAAAGCTGGCCTATGCAAGGCCCCTTCGATGCCATTTTTTGCCGTAATGTGCTCATTTATTTCGACAATCCAACAAAGAAGAAAATCATTCATAAATTCAGGCAGTTGCTCAGCGATGACGGGTATCTCTTTATCGGCCACTCGGAAACCCTGCACCTGATTTCCGACGATTTTGATCTTATCGGTCAGACCATATACAAACCCAGAGTGGCGGGCAGAACTGAAACGTAA
- a CDS encoding MATE family efflux transporter codes for MNLFPSTWSAHQRLWALALPMMLSNITVPLLGLVDTAIMGHLSEAYYLGAVALGSTLFTLIVWLLGFLRMATTGLTAQAWGSGHGEAQKRILLQGLTLALGAGVLVLLVQDVMLDILLGWSDASAAVLLHCRDYFAIRIWSLPLALANLVMLGWLLGRQQPRVAMWQLILANLVNIVLDFLFVFGFGWGVKGAALASVMAELCAFSIAVFFTAKAWRALDCPSPMLRDILANLAQLLRLNRDIFVRSLCLQATFAFMTFKGAGLGDNTVAANAVLLNFLMLTSYALDGLAYYAEAETGAAVGRSDPVALDKAVALAFGWSAIFACLFSGGFALWGEWLTTVMTDIAPVQQLANSFLPWLIAMPLLAFGSYLFDGVYIGATQGRVMRNSMLLATLGVFFPLWWGFADWGNHALWLAMSGFMLCRSLSLGWHFVRHRQGFLS; via the coding sequence GTGAATTTATTCCCATCGACCTGGTCTGCCCATCAACGCCTGTGGGCGTTGGCGCTGCCTATGATGCTGTCCAATATTACCGTGCCGCTGCTCGGACTGGTCGATACCGCCATCATGGGGCACCTGAGTGAGGCCTATTATTTGGGTGCCGTGGCTCTGGGGTCAACACTGTTCACCTTGATAGTCTGGTTACTGGGGTTTCTGCGGATGGCCACCACGGGCCTGACTGCCCAGGCTTGGGGCAGCGGCCATGGTGAGGCCCAAAAAAGAATTCTGCTGCAAGGGCTTACTCTGGCGCTCGGCGCCGGGGTATTGGTGTTGCTGGTGCAAGATGTCATGCTCGACATCCTGCTTGGCTGGTCCGATGCCAGTGCGGCAGTACTGCTGCATTGCCGGGATTACTTTGCCATCCGTATCTGGTCTCTGCCACTGGCGCTGGCCAATCTGGTCATGCTGGGCTGGCTTCTTGGCAGACAACAACCCAGGGTAGCGATGTGGCAGCTTATCCTGGCCAATCTGGTCAATATCGTGCTGGATTTCCTGTTTGTGTTTGGCTTTGGCTGGGGTGTTAAAGGCGCCGCCCTTGCATCTGTCATGGCCGAACTGTGCGCCTTTTCCATCGCCGTATTTTTTACCGCCAAAGCCTGGCGAGCGCTTGACTGCCCATCCCCGATGCTGCGTGACATTCTGGCCAATCTGGCACAGCTCCTCAGACTGAACCGGGATATCTTTGTGCGCAGCCTCTGCCTGCAAGCTACTTTTGCCTTTATGACCTTCAAGGGCGCCGGTCTGGGTGACAACACAGTGGCCGCCAACGCTGTGCTGCTGAATTTTTTGATGCTCACATCCTACGCACTCGATGGCCTCGCCTACTATGCCGAGGCTGAAACCGGCGCTGCCGTTGGGCGAAGCGACCCTGTGGCTCTCGATAAGGCTGTGGCTCTGGCCTTTGGTTGGTCAGCAATCTTTGCCTGCCTGTTCAGTGGTGGATTTGCCCTGTGGGGCGAGTGGCTGACGACTGTAATGACCGACATTGCGCCTGTCCAGCAGCTCGCCAATAGCTTTCTTCCCTGGCTAATTGCCATGCCGTTACTGGCCTTTGGCTCCTACCTGTTTGATGGGGTGTATATTGGCGCCACCCAGGGAAGGGTGATGAGAAACAGTATGCTGCTTGCAACCCTTGGGGTATTTTTTCCACTCTGGTGGGGATTTGCCGATTGGGGTAACCATGCACTCTGGCTCGCCATGAGTGGCTTTATGCTGTGCCGCAGCCTCAGTCTGGGTTGGCATTTTGTGCGCCATCGCCAAGGCTTTCTTTCCTGA
- a CDS encoding ComF family protein, protein MDEVSVWRRAWTYVVTTLAQSLPNRCLLCHQSITEGTGVCSLCLQRCLYRGPVCLGCGRSLVNDGAFCGACRVMGALPVIAPCSYHQGLGASIAAIKYQGQFAAMDVLCRALMTRVTQLAEEGEIPPVSLLLPVPLHPKRLKTRGFNQAYEIALLLSKLSGIPLCDDLLQRRRDTQPQAGLTGKARRKNLLGAFELTGSCRQGSVALVDDVVTTGSTANEIAALLQQQGVSVQVWCLARAEAPGLLDTLG, encoded by the coding sequence ATGGATGAAGTATCCGTGTGGCGCCGTGCATGGACGTATGTCGTTACCACATTGGCGCAGAGTTTACCCAACCGCTGCCTGCTGTGCCACCAATCGATAACCGAAGGCACCGGTGTATGCAGCCTGTGCCTGCAACGCTGTTTGTATCGCGGTCCGGTATGCCTGGGGTGTGGTCGAAGTCTGGTCAATGACGGCGCCTTTTGTGGCGCCTGTCGGGTAATGGGGGCACTGCCGGTTATTGCACCCTGCAGCTACCATCAGGGCTTGGGAGCGAGTATTGCCGCCATCAAATACCAGGGGCAATTTGCGGCGATGGATGTTTTGTGCCGTGCCCTGATGACCAGAGTGACTCAACTGGCAGAGGAAGGCGAAATCCCCCCGGTCTCATTACTCCTGCCTGTACCCCTTCACCCCAAACGTCTGAAAACCCGCGGCTTTAATCAGGCCTATGAAATTGCGCTCTTGCTTTCCAAACTCAGTGGTATTCCCCTGTGCGATGACCTGTTACAGCGACGACGTGATACTCAGCCGCAGGCGGGCCTTACCGGTAAGGCGAGGCGTAAAAACTTGTTGGGCGCTTTCGAGCTCACAGGAAGCTGTCGCCAGGGCTCGGTGGCCTTGGTGGACGATGTGGTGACCACCGGCAGTACCGCCAATGAAATCGCCGCCTTGTTGCAGCAACAGGGCGTGAGCGTGCAGGTATGGTGTCTTGCCCGGGCAGAGGCGCCCGGGCTGCTGGATACACTCGGTTAG
- a CDS encoding M14 family zinc carboxypeptidase, with product MSFPSVFASLGRALCCCVCLSLPPITHATSLEAYLGYPLGEWHVRHDQVNGFLEKLAAENPRVSLETTGYSHERRRQLTAVITSPTNQARLDEILADRAMVKQGKAQPLLVIWLAYSIHGDEASGAHAALALAEQLAHSQESWITELLDSSVVLITPSQNPDGLDRFANWSNSYRGIAVPVADENHKEHNQNWPAGRYNHFLADLNRDWLFLRHPESRGRVALLHKWQPQYVGDFHEMGHNQSYFFQPGVPERTHPLTEKRNQQLTDKLANFYRQALDAKQQAYFSRQGFDDFFYGKGSTYPDINGAIGVLFEQASARGQVQDSQYGGISLAKAIDNQLTTSLAALKGAFQLRQELIGFQTDFYAGKGKPGKQGRLISTQGDRQRLLLLADLLSQHGVVYRYLAQDVKEGKQIFSSSDSLFIPTEQSQSVLVEALFERRTRFEDPTFYDVSGWDLGSAFNLVIVENFRPGANEISPDAPVFQQQAPAEDTVALLVDWQQSGAAPLLAQLHRDGIAVRASVKPFTPVASDRPFAAGTLMISTAQKQMTQETLLPYLTNLAGQFEVNLVPVSSFASATGIDLGSGDFVPLKPVKALLVSGRGTDATEVGEIWHYLDIEIKQGVTLVDSDRLARVNLERYTHLLLADGNYDHLDDALARKLSEFVEQGGVIVAQKRALTWLNKRTLLRNTVLEEGFYKQQFATTGLGYDEKDALRARQAIGGAILNWQLDPAHPLAFGIPSATVPVMKNEVLGLSDTGEPFVIAARYPQNPLVSGYLSGEYQRAFGLSNALLAEPKGRGVVVGATDNLLFRNIWLGTEKIYANALYLLPAAMSR from the coding sequence ATGTCATTTCCGTCGGTTTTTGCTTCCCTTGGACGAGCACTGTGTTGCTGTGTATGCCTCTCACTCCCCCCCATCACCCATGCCACCTCGTTGGAGGCCTACCTTGGTTATCCCCTCGGTGAATGGCATGTCAGGCACGACCAGGTGAACGGCTTTCTGGAGAAGTTGGCTGCAGAAAATCCCAGAGTTTCACTGGAAACCACAGGTTACAGCCATGAAAGACGCAGGCAGCTGACAGCGGTGATAACTTCACCCACCAATCAGGCCAGGCTCGATGAGATTCTGGCCGACAGAGCCATGGTCAAACAGGGAAAAGCACAGCCGCTTTTGGTGATATGGCTGGCATATTCGATTCATGGCGATGAAGCCAGCGGGGCCCATGCAGCCCTGGCCCTGGCAGAGCAGTTGGCGCATAGCCAGGAAAGCTGGATTACCGAGCTGCTCGATAGCAGTGTGGTGCTTATCACCCCCAGTCAAAACCCCGATGGGCTCGACCGTTTCGCCAACTGGTCGAACAGCTACCGCGGGATAGCGGTGCCAGTGGCAGATGAAAACCACAAGGAACATAACCAAAACTGGCCTGCCGGGCGCTATAACCATTTTCTGGCCGACCTCAACCGTGACTGGCTTTTTTTGCGCCATCCCGAGAGCCGCGGCCGGGTCGCATTGCTCCATAAATGGCAGCCCCAGTACGTGGGAGATTTCCACGAAATGGGTCACAACCAAAGCTATTTTTTCCAGCCAGGCGTCCCAGAGCGCACCCACCCACTAACAGAGAAACGTAACCAGCAACTTACCGATAAGTTGGCCAATTTTTATCGTCAGGCACTGGATGCCAAACAGCAAGCCTACTTCAGCCGTCAGGGATTTGATGACTTCTTCTATGGCAAAGGCTCCACCTATCCAGACATCAATGGTGCCATTGGGGTATTGTTCGAACAGGCCAGTGCCCGCGGCCAGGTACAGGACTCACAATACGGTGGCATCAGCCTCGCCAAGGCCATCGACAATCAGTTAACCACCTCGCTGGCAGCTCTCAAAGGCGCCTTCCAACTGCGTCAGGAGCTCATCGGTTTTCAAACCGACTTTTACGCCGGCAAGGGAAAACCGGGTAAACAGGGCCGTCTGATCTCAACTCAGGGCGACAGGCAGCGACTGCTCCTATTGGCCGATCTCTTAAGTCAGCACGGGGTGGTTTATCGTTATCTCGCGCAGGATGTGAAAGAAGGCAAACAAATCTTCAGCTCTTCAGACAGTTTGTTTATCCCTACCGAACAATCCCAGTCTGTTTTGGTGGAAGCTCTGTTCGAGCGACGTACCCGTTTTGAAGATCCCACTTTTTACGATGTCAGCGGCTGGGATTTGGGCAGCGCCTTCAATCTGGTCATCGTGGAAAACTTCCGCCCCGGGGCGAACGAGATAAGCCCGGATGCCCCAGTGTTTCAGCAGCAAGCGCCGGCAGAGGATACGGTTGCCCTGCTGGTGGATTGGCAGCAGAGCGGTGCTGCGCCTTTGTTGGCGCAGCTTCACCGGGATGGTATTGCGGTCAGGGCATCGGTCAAACCTTTCACGCCCGTGGCAAGCGACCGCCCCTTTGCAGCCGGCACCCTGATGATAAGCACTGCCCAGAAGCAAATGACACAGGAAACACTGCTGCCTTATCTTACCAACCTCGCCGGGCAATTTGAGGTCAACCTGGTTCCGGTGAGCTCATTCGCTTCCGCCACGGGGATTGATCTTGGCAGTGGTGATTTTGTGCCCCTCAAACCGGTAAAAGCCCTATTGGTGAGCGGCCGTGGTACTGACGCCACCGAGGTGGGAGAAATCTGGCACTATTTGGATATTGAGATTAAGCAGGGAGTGACACTGGTTGACTCAGACAGACTCGCCAGGGTCAATCTCGAACGCTACACCCATTTACTGCTGGCAGACGGTAATTATGACCACCTGGACGACGCACTCGCCCGCAAGCTCAGTGAATTTGTCGAACAGGGAGGCGTGATTGTAGCCCAGAAGCGCGCTCTCACTTGGCTCAACAAACGCACCTTGCTCAGAAACACAGTTTTGGAAGAGGGTTTCTACAAACAACAGTTTGCCACCACAGGGCTTGGTTACGATGAAAAGGATGCCCTGCGCGCTCGCCAGGCCATTGGCGGTGCCATACTCAACTGGCAACTGGATCCGGCCCATCCGCTGGCGTTCGGCATTCCCTCAGCCACAGTGCCCGTGATGAAGAATGAAGTGCTGGGTTTATCGGACACCGGCGAGCCCTTCGTTATCGCCGCACGCTACCCACAAAACCCGCTGGTATCCGGCTACCTCTCCGGGGAATACCAAAGGGCATTCGGCCTGAGCAATGCCCTGTTGGCCGAGCCCAAGGGCAGGGGCGTCGTGGTAGGTGCAACCGATAACCTGCTGTTTCGCAACATCTGGCTCGGAACAGAAAAAATCTATGCCAATGCACTTTACCTGTTACCGGCGGCCATGAGCCGCTAA
- a CDS encoding polysaccharide deacetylase family protein encodes MHKVLLFICGLFSSLAQAAVVLQYHHVSDTSPRVTSVTPAEFRSHMDFLAKNGFEVVPLVDLVAQVKRGEMPPLRAVAISFDDGYQNIADNAVPILKEYGFPYTLFVSMEPMVEGHKGMMSEATLKQLAAEGAEIANHSYDHSHLVRRLEGEDEAAWLLRIKTQLLQTEAALTRIRGEAAQPMLAYPFGEYNAALQSLIQELGMVAFGQQSGALGKYSVLTAMPRFPVGGRYASLETLKEKLYSLPMPVAAISPEDPLLLQDWQPRLRVTLAEVADINKAGMRCFLPNQEAVSPRWLGEFSFDVQASKPLPPGRSRYNCTAPSKTQKGFYWFSQAWLRPNKDGSWPKEP; translated from the coding sequence ATGCATAAGGTGTTGTTGTTTATATGCGGTTTGTTTTCCAGCCTGGCTCAGGCGGCGGTGGTGCTCCAGTATCATCATGTTTCTGATACTTCCCCCCGGGTAACCAGTGTGACGCCCGCCGAGTTTCGCAGCCATATGGACTTTTTGGCGAAAAATGGCTTTGAGGTTGTGCCCCTGGTCGACTTGGTCGCTCAGGTCAAGCGCGGTGAAATGCCACCGCTGAGGGCTGTGGCTATCAGTTTTGATGATGGTTATCAGAACATTGCCGACAATGCTGTCCCTATCTTAAAGGAATACGGATTTCCCTACACATTGTTTGTCTCTATGGAGCCTATGGTGGAAGGCCACAAGGGGATGATGAGTGAGGCGACGCTTAAACAGTTGGCAGCAGAAGGCGCCGAGATTGCCAATCACAGTTACGACCACAGCCATCTGGTGCGCCGGTTGGAAGGCGAGGACGAAGCCGCCTGGCTCTTGCGTATCAAGACTCAACTCTTGCAAACCGAGGCTGCACTGACCCGTATCCGTGGCGAAGCAGCACAACCCATGCTGGCTTACCCCTTCGGCGAATATAACGCTGCGCTGCAGTCGTTGATTCAGGAACTTGGTATGGTGGCATTCGGCCAGCAATCCGGCGCGCTTGGGAAGTACAGCGTACTCACTGCCATGCCGAGATTTCCCGTTGGCGGGCGTTACGCGAGTTTGGAGACACTGAAAGAAAAGCTGTACAGCCTGCCCATGCCTGTGGCGGCCATATCACCGGAAGACCCTCTGTTATTGCAGGACTGGCAACCGCGTCTGAGAGTCACCCTGGCGGAAGTGGCCGATATCAATAAAGCCGGGATGCGATGTTTTTTACCGAATCAGGAAGCCGTTTCACCACGCTGGCTGGGGGAGTTCAGTTTTGACGTGCAGGCGAGCAAACCCTTGCCGCCGGGGCGTTCGCGCTATAACTGCACGGCCCCGTCTAAAACGCAAAAAGGATTCTATTGGTTTTCCCAGGCCTGGCTCAGGCCCAACAAAGATGGCAGCTGGCCAAAAGAGCCCTAA
- a CDS encoding methyl-accepting chemotaxis protein, translated as MDAGNKKLMGPAPFTLGGMVIVAVSLVLSLMGQSGNMVSAALVLALVVLGIGLSQGGPRVAEALAEIRTALRSNTRPKLGSYDIPGWQDFSEEFATFWDEQQKGRATLKALDMCQANVMLADPEGEILYFNDSLRSTLSDAEADIRKELPNFDVSRLLGANMDSFHREPSHQRRLIAGLKSTYSAKIKVGTRTFSLIASPVFDEQHQRIATVVEWQDLTESLARQQAEEKLIRETNRIKQALDVCQANVMMADENNNIIYFNHSLKAMLTGNEEKLRESISRFDVSTLMGTNIDIFHKHPEHQRQLLAKLTSSYQARIKVAGLTFDLIATPVFDNGKRTATVVEWRDITAQLAKEEKERALAAENARIRQALDSVSSNTMVADADCNIIYLNDAVKKMFSIAQADIVRDLPNFNSNKLMGANIDVFHKNPAHQRNLLANLTSTYTSQLKVGGRTFRIIANPINDTDGTRIGTVVEWADRTAETAIEHEIDGIIAAANAGDLSQRIATHDKEGFFLNLSNGLNSLVGIADNVISDVVDMFDGLAKGDLTRKINGEYQGQFGKLKADANATVSRLTEVLGGISESANTVTSGAEEIAQGNADLSQRTEEQAASLEETASSMEQMTATVKQSAENATLANTLAKEASTKADHGGKVVKQAVTAMEAINESSKRIADIIGVIDEIAFQTNLLALNAAVEAARAGEQGRGFAVVAGEVRNLAQRSAGAAKEIKELIRDSVNKVNDGTSLVNQSGNTLQEIVHAVSKVAEMINEISVAAEQQASGIQEVNKAVSQMDEMTQQNAALVEEVSAAGDAMAEQARNMRRQLGFFRTDVQASSAAPLALVSGGEKRQTKFKASKEEWHEF; from the coding sequence ATGGACGCAGGCAATAAAAAGCTGATGGGGCCAGCCCCATTTACCTTGGGCGGCATGGTGATAGTTGCCGTTTCTTTGGTACTCAGCCTGATGGGGCAATCCGGCAACATGGTCAGTGCAGCTCTAGTATTGGCGCTGGTAGTACTGGGGATTGGTTTAAGCCAGGGCGGCCCTCGGGTTGCAGAGGCACTGGCGGAAATACGTACGGCATTGCGAAGCAATACCAGGCCAAAGCTTGGGAGTTACGATATTCCGGGATGGCAGGATTTTTCTGAAGAATTTGCCACCTTCTGGGACGAGCAGCAAAAAGGACGGGCTACCCTCAAGGCGCTGGATATGTGTCAGGCCAATGTGATGCTGGCCGATCCCGAAGGTGAAATCCTCTACTTTAACGACTCCCTCAGAAGCACCCTCAGCGATGCCGAGGCAGATATCCGCAAGGAATTACCCAACTTTGATGTGAGCCGTCTGCTGGGCGCCAATATGGATAGCTTCCACCGCGAGCCTTCCCATCAACGTCGTCTGATTGCCGGATTAAAGTCCACCTACTCTGCCAAAATCAAAGTCGGTACCCGCACCTTCAGCCTGATAGCATCACCAGTGTTCGATGAACAGCATCAACGAATCGCCACCGTGGTGGAATGGCAGGATTTAACCGAGTCACTGGCACGTCAACAAGCCGAAGAAAAACTCATCCGTGAAACCAACCGCATCAAGCAGGCATTGGATGTGTGTCAGGCCAACGTGATGATGGCCGATGAAAATAACAACATCATTTACTTCAATCATTCCCTCAAAGCCATGTTGACCGGTAACGAGGAAAAACTGCGCGAATCCATCAGCCGTTTCGATGTGTCGACCCTGATGGGCACCAACATAGATATCTTCCACAAGCATCCCGAGCATCAACGCCAGCTGCTGGCCAAGCTTACCAGCTCTTATCAAGCCCGTATCAAGGTGGCTGGGCTGACATTTGACCTGATTGCCACCCCCGTATTCGACAACGGCAAACGTACCGCCACAGTAGTCGAGTGGCGTGACATTACCGCGCAACTGGCCAAGGAAGAAAAAGAGCGTGCGCTTGCCGCCGAAAACGCACGCATCCGTCAGGCACTGGACAGTGTATCCTCCAACACCATGGTGGCGGATGCTGACTGCAACATCATCTATCTCAATGATGCTGTTAAAAAAATGTTCAGCATTGCCCAGGCCGACATCGTCAGGGATCTGCCCAATTTCAACAGCAATAAGCTGATGGGCGCCAACATAGATGTGTTCCATAAAAATCCGGCCCACCAACGTAATCTGCTTGCCAACCTCACCAGCACTTATACCAGTCAGCTCAAGGTGGGCGGCCGCACCTTCAGGATTATCGCCAACCCCATTAATGACACCGACGGTACCCGCATAGGGACAGTGGTTGAATGGGCAGACCGTACCGCCGAAACAGCCATCGAACACGAGATTGACGGCATCATTGCGGCGGCCAACGCAGGGGATTTATCGCAGCGTATTGCCACCCATGATAAAGAAGGTTTCTTCCTCAATCTCTCCAACGGCCTGAACAGCCTTGTCGGCATTGCCGATAACGTTATTTCCGATGTTGTTGATATGTTTGACGGCTTGGCTAAGGGTGACTTAACCCGCAAGATCAACGGCGAATATCAGGGCCAGTTCGGCAAGCTCAAAGCCGACGCCAATGCCACCGTCAGCCGCCTGACCGAAGTCCTGGGTGGCATCAGCGAATCGGCCAATACCGTGACCTCGGGCGCCGAAGAAATTGCCCAGGGTAACGCCGATTTGAGCCAGCGCACCGAAGAGCAAGCGGCCTCACTGGAAGAAACGGCCTCCAGCATGGAACAGATGACGGCGACGGTAAAACAAAGCGCGGAAAACGCGACTCTCGCCAACACTCTCGCCAAAGAAGCCTCCACCAAGGCCGACCATGGCGGCAAAGTGGTCAAGCAGGCGGTAACCGCCATGGAGGCCATCAACGAATCCAGTAAGCGAATCGCTGACATCATAGGCGTTATCGACGAAATCGCCTTCCAAACCAACCTGTTGGCGCTGAACGCAGCGGTAGAAGCCGCCCGCGCCGGTGAACAGGGCCGCGGCTTTGCCGTGGTAGCGGGTGAAGTCCGTAATCTTGCCCAGCGCTCAGCGGGGGCAGCCAAAGAGATTAAAGAGCTTATCCGCGACAGTGTGAACAAGGTGAATGATGGCACCTCTTTGGTGAACCAGTCCGGTAATACCCTGCAGGAAATCGTACATGCGGTATCCAAAGTGGCTGAAATGATTAATGAAATCAGTGTTGCAGCGGAACAGCAGGCATCGGGCATTCAGGAAGTGAATAAAGCTGTGTCTCAAATGGATGAGATGACCCAGCAAAACGCGGCGCTGGTGGAAGAAGTCTCTGCCGCCGGGGATGCCATGGCCGAGCAGGCCCGCAATATGCGACGCCAACTCGGGTTCTTCAGAACCGATGTGCAGGCATCGTCAGCCGCGCCACTGGCACTGGTGTCTGGCGGCGAAAAGCGACAGACCAAGTTTAAGGCCAGTAAAGAAGAATGGCACGAGTTCTGA